The following proteins come from a genomic window of Salvia hispanica cultivar TCC Black 2014 chromosome 4, UniMelb_Shisp_WGS_1.0, whole genome shotgun sequence:
- the LOC125218695 gene encoding agamous-like MADS-box protein MADS3 isoform X1: MGRGRVELKRIENKINRQVTFSKRRNGLLKKAYELSVLCDAEVALIIFSSRGKLYEFGSTSMARTLERYHRCCFNTQDNPTETETQSWYHEVSKLKAKYESLQRTQRHLLGEDLGPLSIKELQNLEKQLEGALAQARQRKTQILMEQMEELRRKERELGDMNKQLKIKISLEMPVEMEGQGLRALPCPWNLTSSEGSSFPLQIQASTHMAMEPEPFLQIGYHHYNLGEGPSVPRRVENRDHGEASHAHTPSLRRCRDRASKAW, from the exons atgGGGAGAGGGAGAGTTGAGTTGAAGAGAATAGAGAACAAGATCAACAGACAGGTTACCTTTTCCAAGAGGAGAAATGGGCTTCTCAAGAAAGCTTATGAGCTCTCTGTTCTCTGCGATGCCGAGGTCGCCCTCATCATCTTCTCTAGCAGAGGAAAACTCTATGAGTTTGGTAGTACTAG CATGGCAAGGACCCTTGAACGTTACCATCGTTGCTGCTTTAATACTCAAGACAATCCCACTGAAACAGAAACACAG AGCTGGTACCACGAGGTCTCAAAATTGAAGGCCAAGTATGAATCCCTTCAACGGACACAAAG GCACTTGCTTGGAGAAGATCTTGGACCTCTGAGTATTAAGGAGTtacaaaatcttgaaaaacaGCTTGAAGGTGCTCTTGCGCAGGCCAGGCAAAGGAAG ACGCAGATTTTGATGGAACAAATGGAAGAGCTTCGCAGAAAG GAACGTGAACTAGGAGACATGAACAAGCAGCTCAAGATCAAGATTTCCCTAGAAATGCCg GTGGAGATGGAGGGACAAGGCCTGAGAGCCCTTCCATGTCCATGGAATCTGACCTCATCTGAAGGCAGTAGCTTTCCACTTCAAATACAAGCTTCCACTCACATGGCAATGGAGCCTGAGCCTTTTCTACAAATAGG GTATCATCACTATAATCTTGGAGAAGGACCATCTGTTCCTAGAA GGGTAGAGAATAGAGATCATGGTGAAGCCAGCCACGCTCACACACCTTCTCTAAGGCGCTGCAGGGACAGAGCTTCAAAGGCGTGGTGA
- the LOC125218695 gene encoding agamous-like MADS-box protein MADS3 isoform X3, with amino-acid sequence MGRGRVELKRIENKINRQVTFSKRRNGLLKKAYELSVLCDAEVALIIFSSRGKLYEFGSTSMARTLERYHRCCFNTQDNPTETETQSWYHEVSKLKAKYESLQRTQRHLLGEDLGPLSIKELQNLEKQLEGALAQARQRKTQILMEQMEELRRKERELGDMNKQLKIKISLEMPVEMEGQGLRALPCPWNLTSSEGSSFPLQIQASTHMAMEPEPFLQIGYHHYNLGEGPSVPRTII; translated from the exons atgGGGAGAGGGAGAGTTGAGTTGAAGAGAATAGAGAACAAGATCAACAGACAGGTTACCTTTTCCAAGAGGAGAAATGGGCTTCTCAAGAAAGCTTATGAGCTCTCTGTTCTCTGCGATGCCGAGGTCGCCCTCATCATCTTCTCTAGCAGAGGAAAACTCTATGAGTTTGGTAGTACTAG CATGGCAAGGACCCTTGAACGTTACCATCGTTGCTGCTTTAATACTCAAGACAATCCCACTGAAACAGAAACACAG AGCTGGTACCACGAGGTCTCAAAATTGAAGGCCAAGTATGAATCCCTTCAACGGACACAAAG GCACTTGCTTGGAGAAGATCTTGGACCTCTGAGTATTAAGGAGTtacaaaatcttgaaaaacaGCTTGAAGGTGCTCTTGCGCAGGCCAGGCAAAGGAAG ACGCAGATTTTGATGGAACAAATGGAAGAGCTTCGCAGAAAG GAACGTGAACTAGGAGACATGAACAAGCAGCTCAAGATCAAGATTTCCCTAGAAATGCCg GTGGAGATGGAGGGACAAGGCCTGAGAGCCCTTCCATGTCCATGGAATCTGACCTCATCTGAAGGCAGTAGCTTTCCACTTCAAATACAAGCTTCCACTCACATGGCAATGGAGCCTGAGCCTTTTCTACAAATAGG GTATCATCACTATAATCTTGGAGAAGGACCATCTGTTCCTAGAA CAATAATCTGA
- the LOC125218695 gene encoding agamous-like MADS-box protein MADS3 isoform X2, protein MGRGRVELKRIENKINRQVTFSKRRNGLLKKAYELSVLCDAEVALIIFSSRGKLYEFGSTSMARTLERYHRCCFNTQDNPTETETQSWYHEVSKLKAKYESLQRTQRHLLGEDLGPLSIKELQNLEKQLEGALAQARQRKTQILMEQMEELRRKERELGDMNKQLKIKISLEMPVEMEGQGLRALPCPWNLTSSEGSSFPLQIQASTHMAMEPEPFLQIGYHHYNLGEGPSVPRSMAVDNNMLQGWTL, encoded by the exons atgGGGAGAGGGAGAGTTGAGTTGAAGAGAATAGAGAACAAGATCAACAGACAGGTTACCTTTTCCAAGAGGAGAAATGGGCTTCTCAAGAAAGCTTATGAGCTCTCTGTTCTCTGCGATGCCGAGGTCGCCCTCATCATCTTCTCTAGCAGAGGAAAACTCTATGAGTTTGGTAGTACTAG CATGGCAAGGACCCTTGAACGTTACCATCGTTGCTGCTTTAATACTCAAGACAATCCCACTGAAACAGAAACACAG AGCTGGTACCACGAGGTCTCAAAATTGAAGGCCAAGTATGAATCCCTTCAACGGACACAAAG GCACTTGCTTGGAGAAGATCTTGGACCTCTGAGTATTAAGGAGTtacaaaatcttgaaaaacaGCTTGAAGGTGCTCTTGCGCAGGCCAGGCAAAGGAAG ACGCAGATTTTGATGGAACAAATGGAAGAGCTTCGCAGAAAG GAACGTGAACTAGGAGACATGAACAAGCAGCTCAAGATCAAGATTTCCCTAGAAATGCCg GTGGAGATGGAGGGACAAGGCCTGAGAGCCCTTCCATGTCCATGGAATCTGACCTCATCTGAAGGCAGTAGCTTTCCACTTCAAATACAAGCTTCCACTCACATGGCAATGGAGCCTGAGCCTTTTCTACAAATAGG GTATCATCACTATAATCTTGGAGAAGGACCATCTGTTCCTAGAAGTATGGCTGTTGACAATAACATGCTCCAAGGATGGACACTTTGA
- the LOC125218695 gene encoding agamous-like MADS-box protein MADS3 isoform X4 translates to MCFWAIGAFLDESFTNCSMARTLERYHRCCFNTQDNPTETETQSWYHEVSKLKAKYESLQRTQRHLLGEDLGPLSIKELQNLEKQLEGALAQARQRKTQILMEQMEELRRKERELGDMNKQLKIKISLEMPVEMEGQGLRALPCPWNLTSSEGSSFPLQIQASTHMAMEPEPFLQIGYHHYNLGEGPSVPRRVENRDHGEASHAHTPSLRRCRDRASKAW, encoded by the exons ATGTGTTTCTGGGCAATTGGAGCATTTCTCGATGAAAGTTTTACAAACTGCAG CATGGCAAGGACCCTTGAACGTTACCATCGTTGCTGCTTTAATACTCAAGACAATCCCACTGAAACAGAAACACAG AGCTGGTACCACGAGGTCTCAAAATTGAAGGCCAAGTATGAATCCCTTCAACGGACACAAAG GCACTTGCTTGGAGAAGATCTTGGACCTCTGAGTATTAAGGAGTtacaaaatcttgaaaaacaGCTTGAAGGTGCTCTTGCGCAGGCCAGGCAAAGGAAG ACGCAGATTTTGATGGAACAAATGGAAGAGCTTCGCAGAAAG GAACGTGAACTAGGAGACATGAACAAGCAGCTCAAGATCAAGATTTCCCTAGAAATGCCg GTGGAGATGGAGGGACAAGGCCTGAGAGCCCTTCCATGTCCATGGAATCTGACCTCATCTGAAGGCAGTAGCTTTCCACTTCAAATACAAGCTTCCACTCACATGGCAATGGAGCCTGAGCCTTTTCTACAAATAGG GTATCATCACTATAATCTTGGAGAAGGACCATCTGTTCCTAGAA GGGTAGAGAATAGAGATCATGGTGAAGCCAGCCACGCTCACACACCTTCTCTAAGGCGCTGCAGGGACAGAGCTTCAAAGGCGTGGTGA